The window gtTCTAAGGTAACGTAtcatgaatatgagacttgttaatcatgattgaatgagtttaaagtcataatataactatatatgatgtttggacataaaatataatattttggaaaaattggatttaacttaaggaaaaatcgagttaagatttgccttgtaacgagccgttttgagaaattaaatttgtaagctTTATAAtgtcattttgggacatatatcataccaaaatgaaggtcTTGGAACCTAGTTTCCAACGGTCTAAATCATTTATCCATACAACATCGAGGTAGAGAATTATGGATTTTTAAAGTAAGGGTCACCAAGTCACGTtgccgcacttcggagaaacttGCAGGTTTATAGGCCAAGTTACGACGCAGTTTTCTTCCAATATATTGAGAGTTACACGGAGATATTTACATGGAATTAAAtccctatgtgtctagtttccaacgctataaatcatttgtcaatacgatatcggagtagagagatacaaGTATCTGAAGTGGCACTGCTCAAGCTGCCAAGCAGGCAGCTTATCCACTTGCTTGGAGAATTGAGGTGGTGGGCTTATAAGTTGTCTTTATCCATTATATTTCGTCAATATCCAGAGATCAATTACTGTAAAACACTCTCAAACTCTCCAAGAACTTGTCCAAGGTTCCAAGAACTAAACTCAAGAGAAATCAACACAAATCTTCATCAAAGGTGTTAAAGACTATAAGAGAATActtctatgatgttgtggtgtgattaggggctattgtgagctaagttggGATAGATTTCGAGTTGTAGATAATgtccaaggtatgtataacatcttcttgattgtgcctaaggttaatcttgtgttggttgtgttgtttgagtgaaaaaccataagataCACTTGAAGGAACATGGGATACGGTTGTCTTTTTGGTTGAACTGTTTTGTGGTTAAAAATATGATTTGTGGTGGCTTAaaattgtgagaaataatttgataatgttgtggctGCTGTTGTTAAGATTTCTTAGGTgataattaagttgattgaagaagaaaagatgaaaaacaagtgattgacgataaaaaTTAAGGTGCTAGACGTATGTGGTtgttttggaaggcattttgtagaggttttaaactagaaataatatggtacatataagtatgatgttctgaaggttgtaaactaatttatAGAATAAGAGTTGGATTTAGtttatatcttgttatgagtaaaaaaCGAGCTTGGCGCTCAATATGCttgttaagataatcggagaaactcatattggattatattattgttgttgctagtGTTGGTTATATTTGTTGTCGTTGGGCTattgatgacccttagtggtctttgggatgtattaaaaTAGGGGAGTTGTTGCCCGATTTTTCTTAAGTCATGCGACTAGCCAAATATGATAgtacgacattatatgttaacgacaatatcatttcacttgttgtagatgcaagaagttgtgttgagcttggttgagtaataaggaagagatcatacaggtatgttaaggctaagcccttccttcattttggcatgatctcgtaattacacaagtttgataacgaggcataaagagaaattcatattcctgaatttatgtacatttttctagtctcataagttatagtattctcccttatcatattcaattgagtattgtcttcttccagtcaagagagcatagagcctatatatacaatattacagttttttcattaccatcgaactataatcgatgggcagacccctattgggcaacctttgatcagatggtaagttatatgccgagcctactgtggccgagcgcctatgagcgagcccggaatggccgagatacagagcctagtatggtcgagcgcctatgagcgagcctactatggcagagcaattatatatatatcgagccttatagggccggacagctattttacttactatattgagagagttgagtcagtatcagcatgtaaacatatcttcaaattatttttgattcttagttactttcagttattatattatcagctcagtttcaattttcagttattctgttgccttacatactcggtacattatttcatactgacgtcccttttgctgggggacgctgcatttcatgcatgcaggtcctgatagacagctggatagatcTTTCTAGTatacagagtcaaacatcagcttggttggtacgCTCTACTTTCTCGGAGTTACCGGGTCTATACCTTGGAgactattttttatatatatacaggtttgatgggtaggtcgaggccctgtcccgatcaTGATACAGTTctgttatctctagaggcttgtagacgagtcttgTATATTTTGGTCTATCAGTAGACGTTCATGGCGGCCTCATCAGCCTGcacagttttatatatatatatatatatatgtatatatatatatatatatgagcttttgggtatgtttacccctcagatgagaGAGATGATATTTTAAGATGATTCAGagtatggcctcatcggcctaagttaagggtacccctccagagttcacagttacagagtggtacgctcgggtcgAGTATGGCATCGGGTACTCGCGGCCCATTGATTTGGGTCGTTACAAGATATTTCAATGTCATTTTTTTAAAGATAGAGTTGAAgcatttttgaatttctttttgaagtttttcaaagaaattctcaaccaaagaCCATTAAAGAAAAGTTTCACTTTTGTAAATATTGAAAAACCCTACAGTAGTTTTTTAGATTAAAAAGTTCTAATTTTTTCAACCGAAAATTGGGGGAAAAAATCCACTAAAACTTTTTCACCACTTTTTGAAACAAAAAGCCACCTAATTATTCTAGGGAATATATCATACAAAGAGGAAGAAACCAAATTAAAAAAGGCAACTTGGTAACCATTTTCTGGGCTCTACTACgctcaaaatttaaaaataaataaataaataaaaagaagagaaGCTTTAGTTCTATAATCTATATGAAGAAACCAATAGAATATTCGTATACCGTAGTAGTTAGCATTTGCAAAATCTTGGTCAAGGACTTCTCtgcaaaataagaaaagaagaaaaatcacGGAGATTTTTCTCTTTGTGAAAGTTCACAGGAGACAAAAGAGAAAATTGGTGGATACAATTGAATTTGGATAATGTGGCTCAGTCCACAAATAGAATACACCCATGTAAGCATACTCTTTAGGCAGGCCTTTAACTGGTTCCTCGCCTTCTCATCAACATAAAATCGAAGACATTTACTTTACACCACAAACTACAAATATATGCAGCTTGTTGCACTTTGTTTTTCTTCTCAGTTGGCATAGAAAAATGGCGGTTGCCGCCGACAGCCGTTTCGCCTTATCAGCGGCAGGCCAACTTCATAACACAACTGCAGCATTGACAGGGAGAAACTTAAGGGTAGTGAAGTTCTGCAATGGAGAGTTGATGGGAAAGAAGCTCAAGTTTACAAAATTTCAGTTAAGGAGCAATGTGGTGAAGCCTAATATCTGCATGTCACTTACAGCTGATGTTGCAGGTGAGGCTAAGGTGAGTGGTTCTACATTTTCTCACATGGCTCAAACTTGCCATGTATTTCTTTGCTTTCtttacaattgaattgaatgagCATGGGGCTACTTAATAAAGAGATGGGCCACTTCTCAACATAAAATGTGATCTCACAACCAAATTAGATCAAATGATACGTcatgaattaatttcataagtTCCGTCAATGAAGTTGACATAATCATGAGATAGGCTAAATGAGCATAAATTGCACTAATTTGAGCTGAAGACATCATGCTAAAACAACTTAAACCAATCACCCGATATGCAATTGAACTCATGAGCAGACGTAGAGATGTGATCGCACTACCCTCAACTTTAAATACAACATTTATGACAGTTTAAACCAATCAGCATTATCTGGTAGTGTGTGTTAGCATTTAACAAAAAAGAACTTAAAATCTTGAATTCATCTCTGAACTACACTAACTTTAGAACAATGCTTAGTTTGACCGAGTGTGGAATGTGGACAGTTAAAGGATCTTGAACCGGAGAAGACTGATACAAGGACTGTAGTAGCAATCATTCTAGGAGGGGGAGCTGGAACTCGTCTTTTCCCCCTCACCAAGCGCCGTGCTAAGCCTGCTGTAAGTTTTCTTCAGATTATCGAAGAAAATATTACCCGCACCTCACCATTGAGTCACTATTAATTCGTCTCAGGTTCCAATTGGAGGAGCATACAGGCTAATTGATGTACCAATGAGCAACTGCATCAACAGTGGCATCAACAAAGTTTACATTCTCACCCAATTCAACTCTGCCTCGCTTAACAGGCATATTGCTCGGGCTTACAACTTTGGCAATGGTGTCACATTCGGAGATGGCTATGTCGAGGTAAACACCAATGTTTATTTTCCTGTATAGTTCAGGTTTTGATGATATTGGCAACATCATGGCTGATAAGTTGTAACATAGGTCTTAGCAGCAACTCAAACACCAGGTGAAGCAGGTAAAAGATGGTTCCAAGGTACTGCAGATGCTGTTAGGCAATTCCACTGGCTTTTTGAGGTACTCACTCTCCTTTGTATCTGATCTCCTGGTCACATTGCATTGCAATTTCCTTAGATTCATTTAGAAAAGACCCGATACCAAGTAAGAGCGCACTAGCTGGTCGGTGTGAATAATAAAGTCTTAAGTCAGTCTTTCTTGAACGCCACATCCTAGAATAGCAACATCCTTCTTATTACAGCACAAACCACAAAAAAGGAATTGCCTATAGAGAGGAAGTAGGCTTTAGACAAAAAGTGCCTCTTGTGCCCCTAGTAGGGAAAGAagctgagagagagagagcagcTCTCCCTTAAAGTCCTTTATAGATTTCTAGTCGGGAATAGAGCTGTGGCTTAGATCCCCTGATCGAGTAATGGGCTTTGTTTTTCTCTCGTTCACGTTGATAGCCCCAGTTTATCCCAATAGTGAAAATAACTCCAGATTCCTGCACTGCAACATTTTTGTCTTCCTGATATTCATATATTAGTTCGTATCAATATGCCCTTCCTCTCAGGTTTCTTTTTATCTTCCTCCCATGTTTTTCTTCAATATGTAACAATTGATCTGAAGAGGCATTGAAATGCATATATTCATATGTTGTATCAGGATATTTCAATAGTATATGACCACAACTCAACCTTTAGACTGAACAAGGTCCAGCAGTAACTtgcacaatgaaaaaaatgaCATATGCAAGATCAAGTTAACTGAGCTGTGTCAGTTTACTTCCAGGAAAACTTAATCACATGCGAAAAATACAGAACTTAACAGCATGTAAATACAAGCAATATGTTCTCCACGCTCAGCTATGACCATCACCACAATTATCTCATCATATGGCTTAATAGTAGACATCAGTTAATGAAATTCACATTGATTTTCATAACTGAAGGATCAAAGAAGCAAGGACATAGAAGATGTGCTCATTCTCTCTGGAGATCACTTGTATAGAATGGACTACATGGACTTTGTTCAGGTAAGGCTATAGACTAATATATACCTTGCTTGATATCATTTTCTCGGAAAGATTGTCTATTACTCAAAAGTGAAAAAATCCATCTCCACTTCTTGACAGAGTCATAGGAAAAGTGGTGCAGACATTACCATATCAAGCTTGCCAATAGACGACAGGTAGTTTAAGAGGGATAATCAAAATCCTAGATAGGCTATTCTTCCTCTCAGCAATGGCATGCTATGTCAAGTATTGCTTTGATAATCACTACAAAACATAATTTCTTCTACTGAATCACTTGTATGTTTTCATGATAGACGTGCTTCAGATTTTGGCTTGATGAAAATTGATGACACAGGACGGGTCCTGTCCTTCAGCGAAAAGCCAAAAGGAGATGACTTGAAGGCGATGGTAATTCTTGAAAATTTGACAGTCTCAGAGCTTAACCTACTTCAAAAATTTTAAGTTGCTGCAATCAATTGACAACAAGTACTTCAGGCAGTAGACACATCTGTTCTGGGATTATCCCCGGAAGAGGCTAAAAAGAAACCTTACATTGCTTCAATGGGAGTTTACGTCTTCAAGAAGGAGATTCTCCTAAATCTCTTAAGGTATGTAACGAGCTTCTTCTTCTATAGTACCTTATTTTAGAAGGTGTCATGGTCAACATGCAAATGATAGAAATTTTGGAGAAAGCGGGCCAGAAAAAACAAGAAATCATAGTCATCCAGATAATAGGGGCAGCTACGTTCAAAAGAAGCAAATTGTGGTGGCTATTATAAAACAAGTAACATGCTGAAGATATCAGGTAAAAGAAGATCATTAACTGCTTactctttgtcttcttttagaTGGCGTTTTCCGACAGCAAATGACTTTGGTTCAGAGATTATTCCTGCCTCTGCCAAAGAATTCTGTGTCAAGGTTTGTACCACTTCATTTCTGTTTGGCATTTACACAAGACCTTGATCTGTTTGTTCAAAAAATTTACTACGACATCCAATCTTCTTGTTTCCATCATAAGGCAAGATATTCAATGTTGTTTCAATTCACTATTCTGGCTATGATCTCCTAAACAGCTTAACTTCAACCTCTATGGTGACTAAAGCATTCTTCACCTGATTTTGCAGGCTTACTTATTCAATGATTACTGGGAAGATATTGGTACAATCAGATCCTTTTTTGAAGCAAACCTTGCACTCACTGAACACGTAAGAATCAGAGAACTATATGTTTTTAGCCTTTAAATGGTCTTGTTTCTTCAAACAATCTGAGTAAGATAAAAGCTGGCTATTGGACACCTGTATCAATCTCATTTGACAATCTTAAACATGATTGTTTACAGTAAATAATATGGCCaactaatttttctttttcatttcagccaCCAAGTTTTAGTTTCTATGATGCAACAAAGCCTATTTACACATCAAGGAGAAACTTACCGCCGTCAGCGATTGATAACAGCAAGGTTTAGACAAGGACATAGTACTTCAATCTTAAGCAGAATTATCTTTAAATATTCTTCCACTAACCAAGTCTAAATGTTGTCAGATTGTTGATTCAATTGTATCACATGGTAGTTTCTTGACCAATTGCTTCGTGGAGCACAGTGTTGTCGGAATCCGATCCCGTATAGGCTCCAATGTTCACTTGAAGGTTAGTCTAGTAAAACTGCACACTAAATGAAATTTCAGCACTATgcttttgaaaaacaaaactaaaattgGTTTTCCAACTAGACTCAACAAACAAAACTCCATGTAGATTCAACAAAAAAATGTTTCATATTGAAACAAGAAGTAGCACATATATACCCATGCAAACACGTTTAGCAATCATGTGGgttatttggaaagaaagaaaTAGAGGGCATTTGAAGGGGCGGAACAAGATATTGTAAAATTGCAAAATAGTCTTttgtttcttgtttctttttggTGTACTCATGAGGTCCCGATTTGTATAGAGGACTGGGGCTATCTTGTTGAGAACCATATTTTGGTATAGGTTCTCTTCTTTTTGGTATACGGCTTGTATACGAGGTTTCCCataaaattatttaccttttcaaaaaaaaaaaaattacttctctGCTTACTTGATTTTGTAATTTCTGCTAATTCCTCATACACTTGGTTGGTGTGAAATCCGTACAGGACACAGTGATGCTTGGTGCTGACTACTATGAAACTGATGCTGAGATTGCCTCACACCTAGCTGAAGGAAAAGTGCCTATTGGAATAGGAGAAAATACAAGAATAAAGTAAAAACACTAAGATGTTTCTCCTTCTGTGTCATTCAGCTAGAAATTGGATGTGACTGATCTTAATTTCAATTCTGACGTTGTTATTTCAACTAATATGCAGAGAATGCATCATTGATAAGAATGCAAGAATTGGAAAGAACGTAGTTATTGCCAACTCAGAGGTACGATCCTCCCGTACTCCTACCAACAGCAAAGGGattaaattttatttcaattttatccTGTTCTTACTGGGACTCACTTATTTTCCTCTACTACATCAATTTGCAGGGCGTACAAGAAGCAGACAGATCCTCAGAAGGTTTTTACATTCGATCAGGCATAACAGTCATATTGAAGAACTCAACAATTTCAGATGGATTAGTGATATGAATTGCAGCAatgatttgtcttcttttctttcATGTAGTGTTGACACAGAAAGTTGTGAAATTAAAATATGAGCAGAAGTAAAAGTCTCACATTCTCAACTTGTCCACTTCCAGCGAGTAAAGTTTGAACTACAGGCTGATGctaaaaataaaagttgtttaTCCCATTCATGAATTTCGATCAAACAATAATATGCTTGATATAAAGTAAATGTTTTCAAAAAACCGGCCTGCGATGACACTAACAAAACACTATAGAGTGTTGACAGTAATATTTTACATTAGTCGAGAACAAGCTTCTTCTAGTCAGAACCAAAGAAGGATAAAAAGTTTAGACTTACAGGTAAGACCAGTTAAATGCATCAAAAAACCTGCACAGTGTTTCACTAGATCGCATCATTATTCAAATATTTCTTCTGTTTTCTCACCTGTTTACTGGATCCTTACCAACATTGCTCTGAAATTTTAGGTGGTAGTTAACAATTTGGGTAAAAGATAAAGGAACTTAGTGTAACATTTTTGAAAGAGCACTCGAAGATAACCATTCAATTATAACATTTTACCAATTGACCTTGCAAATGTCTtgcttaaattaataaaattacgCAGCTGTTTAGAAGTTATGAAAACCAAAGGGACTAATGTACTTTCTAATTGATGGTATCAGCTGTTAATTTATCTTGTCCTTCATTTTTAAATAAGCAAGACAGAGTCAAATGTGATTTTTGAGGCTAAGATTATGGAGAAGAACTCACAATACAGTTAAACGAATAGCTGTTCACAACAAAACATTAATTCGTTCTCGAATCTCTGTAACACAAACCGCTCTTCCACTGTTATAATGCTGGTAACAAAACATTTTTTATCTGAAAATGGTTTCCTACCAGTCCTGCCAGCTCGATGAAGGTAATTTACCGCATCTTTTGGGATATCAAAATTGTATATATGTGTTGTCTCTGGTAGATCAACTCCTCTAGCTGCTATATCTGTTGCCACCAATAGATAACCTCCTCCTCCTCGAAGCTCCTGTATCTCAGCAACATATAAACCATGTACTAAAATATGAATTACATTATATACAGAAAGACGAAGATTAAAGTTCCATTTCCTAGAGTCTAATAAATTGACCAAATATAAATAACATATCAGCACAACTTACAGATAAGGATGCCGCTCGTTTATTGAAATTCATATCTTCCTCTAGAAGAGAGACATTGGAAAAGCCTCCAGAAGATGACATTAAAAAATCTACCAAAAGAGTTATCGGTGGTGCATTTCCTGCCTTTTTTGACTTCTCAGACTGCTCAAAAGTTAAACAATATTGTTCAAAGTATACAACTATTTAATAAGTTAaactaaaatatcaaaaattgCACAGATAAGTAATAGTCATTTTTTTATCTATGACCATAGTTCCTTTCCAATTCAAAACAGTAACTCCATTCAATTAGACATGTGATGCACCGACAGCTGATTTTTCAACAATACATGCAGTTGAAAGGaaactctgtgtgtgtgtgtgtatatatatatgcattCCCATAATGAAATTTAGAAGTTCTGTGTAGTTCCCCAAATAAAACACCCATTTAGAAAGACAAGTAAAAGGAAGCATAAAAACAGTCTTCTTGAAAGTCCAAAAGCAACCCAGCAAAGTGAAAACCTTTTCCAGCTTCTGGTGCAGAGGGATGAGAATACTCATACTGCTATTCTCTACAAGATCATTCCGGATAATAATCTGGAAACTCATCCAACCTCTAATTCCACAGTAATTCTTGTGTGTGCTTTCATAGACTATGAATAAAGAGGGGTCTCAATACTTGAAAGTGATCAACATCACAATTGAATATTGATCACACTATTCAAGGAATTATGGTTCCCTGTCATTCTAACTAGTAACTACACACAAAGACAATCTACTATATCGAGACTCAACAGGGTTAAAGACACTAACTTGCTCGCTGACAAAAATTATGGCAGATTCAGGTGAATCCACCTGCAGTAAGGAGAGCAACACTTGATTCTTTTCCCTTTTGGTGCATACCTGCACGTGAAAAGTCGGAAACAATTACatagaaatagaaataaacaAGGGACAGAGTAAGTAAGATCCAGCAACGTGAAAGAGAATCATCTAATTTCTGACGATCAAGTTTTTAGCATGCATGTTCCTCTGGTCCCACACAACGTAATAAAAGATTGctggtttaattttttttttttttgtgtatgtgtgaagggggggggggggggatctgATAATTTTAGGATACCGTAAACCTGTGAAAGTGACAATATACAATCTACGTAAATGGAATTTGTAAGAGAGGTAATTTGCAAGGAAAAAAAAGGTTAAAGAGAGCTGTATAAGTTTATGTTAGTCTCACCACAAATCTATGATGGAGGCACGAGGGCATCGGCTCTActgaattcacatggacatgaaCTACGTCAGCCTATCATTATAATTTAGATAAGTACATCTTTTATGTGATTATCATCAGGTAATTACAAGTCATAATAAGAAATCAAAATGAATACTTGTGCCAGCTCACTTTGGTCCATTTTTGCTGTACACAGTCATACAAGAATCTCCTGTGCTGGGGAATTGAAGCACTAGCAAATATAGTTTGACGGTTCTTGCTGGATGAGTAGGACGTCAATAGCCTTTTAAGAGAGCTGATCTCTTTTGAAGAGTTGAACATGAAATCAACCTAAAATTATGTAATAATGAACATTCTTTCTATTTTGCGAATTGAATTGAAGTTGAGCAAAATAATTGCAAAATACAAGTAGAAGATTCAACTGTTAGAGACTTAAGTATGATTAAATTAGATAGCTTGTTCATGATACAGAAGCATTTTAGAAATATTGTTCCCGGGCACTTTTTCAGAGAAGAGTTTATTCTGACAGGCGACAGCTCTTATCAAAAGAAGCAGAAAAGAAAAAGTTATAATTGCGCTGACAGCATGGTTTTAAATTGCTCGGCAGCATCATGCTGATATCATTGAGCTCACTCTTCATTGGATCCCATTCTAGTAAAGTTTCAACACAGACAGAGAAATATATATGATAGAAAATGCATCTTGATTACCTCATCGACAACAAGTACTTGGCAGGAATCTAGCTTTAAAATATGTTTCTCAAGCATTTGACACAAACTCCCCATAGTTGCAACCACAATAGTGGGTGGCTCAGCCTGTAACAGCACAAGCATCTCAGAATCAACACCAACACGTAAAAAAATATGCTGAAGCTTCCTCTTAATTTCTTGGAAAAAAGAGCAGTAGTAAACAAAAACAGAGGTACTGGGAGAGAGGCAACAGAAGT of the Nicotiana tabacum cultivar K326 chromosome 7, ASM71507v2, whole genome shotgun sequence genome contains:
- the LOC107806493 gene encoding DEAD-box ATP-dependent RNA helicase 58, chloroplastic isoform X3, yielding MLSVIDSQRSAVQALIVVPTRELGMQVTKVARTLAAKPSELKSGPKSCTVMALLDGGMLNRHKSWLKAEPPTIVVATMGSLCQMLEKHILKLDSCQVLVVDEVDFMFNSSKEISSLKRLLTSYSSSKNRQTIFASASIPQHRRFLYDCVQQKWTKADVVHVHVNSVEPMPSCLHHRFVVCTKREKNQVLLSLLQVDSPESAIIFVSEQSEKSKKAGNAPPITLLVDFLMSSSGGFSNVSLLEEDMNFNKRAASLSELRGGGGYLLVATDIAARGVDLPETTHIYNFDIPKDAVNYLHRAGRTGRKPFSDKKCFVTSIITVEERFVLQRFENELMFCCEQLFV
- the LOC107806493 gene encoding DEAD-box ATP-dependent RNA helicase 58, chloroplastic isoform X1; protein product: MACFSATQLHTLLWTSSLNRTSHHFKPNYTYRTPKFLFRQKPLIASFSTSDIEARTETKDSSTATPRELCHGHVPEHVIRRVEEVGYVIPTEVQLLALPFLYSGRDCVLHAQTGSGKTLAYLLQMLSVIDSQRSAVQALIVVPTRELGMQVTKVARTLAAKPSELKSGPKSCTVMALLDGGMLNRHKSWLKAEPPTIVVATMGSLCQMLEKHILKLDSCQVLVVDEVDFMFNSSKEISSLKRLLTSYSSSKNRQTIFASASIPQHRRFLYDCVQQKWTKADVVHVHVNSVEPMPSCLHHRFVVCTKREKNQVLLSLLQVDSPESAIIFVSEQSEKSKKAGNAPPITLLVDFLMSSSGGFSNVSLLEEDMNFNKRAASLSELRGGGGYLLVATDIAARGVDLPETTHIYNFDIPKDAVNYLHRAGRTGRKPFSDKKCFVTSIITVEERFVLQRFENELMFCCEQLFV
- the LOC107806492 gene encoding glucose-1-phosphate adenylyltransferase large subunit 3, chloroplastic/amyloplastic-like (The RefSeq protein has 6 substitutions, 2 frameshifts, 1 non-frameshifting indel compared to this genomic sequence); amino-acid sequence: MAVAADSRFALSAAGQLHNTTAALTGRNLRVVKFCNGELMGKKLKFTKFQLRSNVVKPNICMSLTADVAGEAKLKDLEPEKADTRTVVAIILGGGAGTRLFPLTKRRAKPAVPIGGAYRLIDVPMSNCINSGINKVYILTQFNSASLNRHIARAYNFGNGVTFGDGYVEVLAATQTPGEAGKRWFLGTADAVRQFHWLFEDARSKDIEDVLILSGDHLYRMDYMDFVQSHRQSGADITISSLPIDDRRASDFGLMKIDDTGRVLSFSEKPKGDDLKAMAVDTSVLGLSPEEAKKKPYIASMGVYVFRRDSPESLRWPNDFGSEIIPASAKEFCVKAYLFNDYWEDIGTIRSFFEANLALTEHPPSFSFYDATKPIYTSRRNLPPSAIDNSKIVDSIVSHGSFLTNCFVEHSVVGIRSRIGSNVHLKDTVMLGADYYETDAEIASQLAEGKVPIGIGENTRIKECIIDKNARIGKNVVIANSEGVQEADRSSEGFYIRSGITVILKNSTISDGLVI
- the LOC107806493 gene encoding DEAD-box ATP-dependent RNA helicase 58, chloroplastic isoform X2; this encodes MACFSATQLHTLLWTSSLNRTSHHFKPNYTYRTPKFLFRQKPLIASFSTSDIEARTETKDSSTATPRELCHGHVPEHVIRRVEEVGYVIPTEVQLLALPFLYSGRDCVLHAQTGSGKTLAYLLQMLSVIDSQRSAVQALIVVPTRELGMQVTKVARTLAAKPSELKSGPKSCTVMALLDGGMLNRHKSWLKAEPPTIVVATMGSLCQMLEKHILKLDSCQVLVVDEVCTKREKNQVLLSLLQVDSPESAIIFVSEQSEKSKKAGNAPPITLLVDFLMSSSGGFSNVSLLEEDMNFNKRAASLSELRGGGGYLLVATDIAARGVDLPETTHIYNFDIPKDAVNYLHRAGRTGRKPFSDKKCFVTSIITVEERFVLQRFENELMFCCEQLFV
- the LOC107806492 gene encoding glucose-1-phosphate adenylyltransferase large subunit 3, chloroplastic/amyloplastic-like isoform X1, with amino-acid sequence MAVAADSRFALSAAGQLHNTTAALTGRNLRVVKFCNGELMGKKLKFTKFQLRSNVVKPNICMSLTADVAGEAKLKDLEPEKTDTRTVVAIILGGGAGTRLFPLTKRRAKPAVPIGGAYRLIDVPMSNCINSGINKVYILTQFNSASLNRHIARAYNFGNGVTFGDGYVEVLAATQTPGEAGKRWFQGTADAVRQFHWLFEDQRSKDIEDVLILSGDHLYRMDYMDFVQSHRKSGADITISSLPIDDRRASDFGLMKIDDTGRVLSFSEKPKGDDLKAMAVDTSVLGLSPEEAKKKPYIASMGVYVFKKEILLNLLRWRFPTANDFGSEIIPASAKEFCVKAYLFNDYWEDIGTIRSFFEANLALTEHPPSFSFYDATKPIYTSRRNLPPSAIDNSKIVDSIVSHGSFLTNCFVEHSVVGIRSRIGSNVHLKDTVMLGADYYETDAEIASHLAEGKVPIGIGENTRIKECIIDKNARIGKNVVIANSEGVQEADRSSEGFYIRSGITVILKNSTISDGLVI